Below is a genomic region from Deltaproteobacteria bacterium.
CTCTTCACAAAGGGCAAGTATTCCTCAATTGGGCGTAACTTCCCTTCCCGCTCGCCGTCATAACTCCTAAGAACCGAAGCCATTACGACACCTCCTTCCATCCAACCAAACGCTTCCAAAAAAGACGTATTCCACCCGTCTCTGGTGCCTCATACGGCTGCGCAAGTATCTTATGCGCAATACTATTTATTCTTTGGCTGGCAAGTGCATTGGGCTCTCCAAGGAGAACCGGTACACCGCCACGGGTAGCACGCGATATCGCGGCATCCGTATTAATATACCCCAGGTAGTTAATACCCACCTGGAGAAATCGATTTACTAAAACAGAGAGCTTACGATAAACGTCTTCGCCCTCTTTCGCATTGGCGACTCGGTTTGCGATGAGATCCACTTTCTTGATCCCACATCGCGTGGCCATCACCTTCACGAAGGCATAGGCATCCGCCAAACTTGTTGGGTCCGGATCCGCGACAAGAATCACGGTCTGAGCAGCTGCAGCAAATGCAACCGCATTTGAGTTGAGCCCGGCGCCTGTGTCGACCATCAAAATATCAAAATCATCCTCGAGACTATCGATGGCAGCAAAAAGAGAAAAACGCTCTTGCTCATTGAGGTTCGCAACGTCGTAACGACCGCTGCAACCAGGCAAGAGCTTCACGCCTTCAGGTCCATCACAGATGACTTCCTCAATGGTACCCGTACCATCAAAGAGGTCGAGTAAGGTCATGTCTGGCGTGAGGCCAAAAGCAATGTCCAGGTTAGCCAAACCTAAATCACCGTCCATCGCTAAAACACGTTTACCGGCCCGCGAAAAAGCTATTGCCAAGTTCGATACAATATTGGTTTTCCCAACCCCGCCTTTGCCACTGGCAACTCCCAAGACACG
It encodes:
- a CDS encoding MinD/ParA family protein; this encodes RVLGVASGKGGVGKTNIVSNLAIAFSRAGKRVLAMDGDLGLANLDIAFGLTPDMTLLDLFDGTGTIEEVICDGPEGVKLLPGCSGRYDVANLNEQERFSLFAAIDSLEDDFDILMVDTGAGLNSNAVAFAAAAQTVILVADPDPTSLADAYAFVKVMATRCGIKKVDLIANRVANAKEGEDVYRKLSVLVNRFLQVGINYLGYINTDAAISRATRGGVPVLLGEPNALASQRINSIAHKILAQPYEAPETGGIRLFWKRLVGWKEVS